CTCAGTAAATGCAGAATATAGTGCAGATAAGTTGATAAAATATAAAAATCAATTAAACCGAATTGATTTATATTTAGAGAGTTTTTATCATTATTTGAACAAAAATCACGAAAAAGATGATGTATATATTTCAATTATTTCAGATCATGGGCAAGGATATATTGAAAATAATGAAGAGTTTTTAAATGAGGGTAGAAGAAAGGTACCGTTTCTATTTAAAGGACCAAATGTTCCGAATAAAATTAGTGATGAATTAATGGCAATTACAGATTACTTCCCAAACATGCTAACAGCTATTGGTGCTAATGCGGAGCTAACACATGAAAATGATGCCGTTATATTAAAGGATTTTGGTGGAACTGGTCGAGATATGGCTATAACTGAAACCATTCATCCTGATAATCCATATCGCATTGCTATCACAGACGGAAATAGTATTTTCCGGTTACATACAGTTGAAAAAGCTGAAAAAGACGGGCTAATACATTTAGAAAAGGTAAAAGTAGAGCTAGTGGACAAAGAAACTGAACAAAATATTATGAATAAATATCCTGAAAAGGTTGAAGCGTATATTGAGTTTGTAATTAATCGTGTGAAGCATTTCCAATATATATAATAGAGGTAAAATACTAATGAAAAAAACGACAAAGCTAAAGCAAATGCTTCATTCAAATGAGTTAGGTTTTTTAATGGAAGCACATAATGGATTATCAGCTAAAATTGTTGAAAATACAGGATTTAAAGGGATATGGGCGAGTGGATTGTCTATTTCTGCTGCACTGGGTGTACGAGACAATAATGAGGCATCGTGGACACAAGTATTAGAAGTGATTGAATTTATGAGTGATGCTACTAATATCCCGATTCTTTTAGACGGGGATACAGGATATGGGAACTTTAATAATATGAGGCGCTTAGTGCGTAAGCTTGAACAGCGCGGCATCGCAGGGGTATGCATTGAGGATAAATTATTCCCAAAAACTAATTCCTTTATTAATGGTGAGGCACAGCCTTTAGCTGATATCGATGAATTTTGTGGGAAGATTAAAGCAGCTAAAGATGCAGCAACAGATCCTGATTTTATTGTAGTAGCCCGAGTTGAGGCATTTATTGCTGGATGGGGACTAGAGGAAGCCGTAAAGCGTGCAGAGGCTTATCGTCAAGCTGGTGCTGATGCTATTTTAATGCATAGTAAACGAGCGGATGCAACAGAAATTAAAGCGTTCATGGAAGTTTGGGACAATCGTCATCCTGTTATTATTGTACCGACAAAGTATTATTCAACACCGACAGAGCAATTTAGCGAGTGGGGTGTAAGTACTGTAATTTGGGCGAATCATAATGTTCGTGCAGCGATTAAAGCAATGGAGCAAGTAACACAAAAAATCTTTACTGATCAAAGCTTAATAAATGTAGAGGGAAATATTGCTTCAGTGAGTCATATTTTTGAGTTGCAAGGAGCAGAGGAGCTAAAAGAGGCAGAGAAAAAATACTTACCTGCATATGGACAGCAAATTTCGGCTGTTATATTAGCTGCATCGCAAGGTGAAGATTTTGATACTTTAACAACACAGCTCCCTAAAACATTACTATCTGTAAATAATAAGTCTATTTTTGATTCGCAAGTAGAGTTATTTAATGAGGCAGGTGTGAAGGATATAATAGCTGTTCGTGGCTTTGGTAAAGAGCATTTTAAACAATCAAATATTACATTTATTGATAATGATTGTTTTAATGAATCAAAAGAGCTATATTCCTTAAACTTAGCCTTAAATAATGTGAAGGACAGTATGATTGTATCGTACGGAGATATTTTATTTAAACCATTTATTTTAAATGAGCTATTAACATCTGAATCAGCTATAACAATCATCGTTGATTCGGATGTAGATTATACTAAAACTGGATATAAAGATTATATATTGGCAACTGAAAAATATGATAGAAGAAAGTTTAATCAAAAAGCGTTTTTGAAAAATATGTCAAATGGAATTAATTCTGAGAACGTTGATGGGGAATTTATAGGACTGTGTAAATTTACAGCAACAGGTTTAACATACTTAAAAAATGCTATCCGTATTTTAAGTGAAATAAAGCCGTTAGAAGAAATTCGCTTTAGTGAAGTACTTACTTATTTAGCTAAAGAACATGCTGTGTCTATAAAATATATTCGTGGTTCTTGGATTGATGTAGATAATGTAATCGAACTTCAAAAAGCAGGAGAAATTTAAATGTTATCAATGGAGAATTTTGGAGATAAGTTAGAGCAGCTTGGTTTTAATTTTTATAGTGGTGTTCCATGCTCTTTTTTAAAGCCAATGATTAATTATTCAATAAACAAAGGCCAGTTTGTAATGGCTGCAAATGAGGGAGACGCTGTAGCGATTGCTGCTGGAGCAACTTTAGGTGGGGCTAAGAGTATCTTTTTATGCCAAAATTCCGGTCTTACAAATGCGGTATCTCCTTTGACATCTTTAAATTATACATTTGAAATTCCTGTACTGGGCTTTGTAAGTTTACGTGGGGAAGCTGGGGTAGCAGATGAACCACAGCACGAGCTAATGGGAACGATAACAGATAAGCTATTAACGATAATGAATGTACAAAACGCCATTTTATCGACGGACGAAACAGAAGCGCTTTTACAATTAGAAGAAGCGAACAAAATAATTGAAAATGGACAGTCCTTTTTCTTTATCGTAAAAAAGGATACATTTTCTTCCGTAAAATTACTACAGCAGGAGCAAGGAAATGGTTCGAAGCCAAATATAAAAAGAAGTAATCGTTCGTGCCAAAGTGTAAAGCGCATTGAAGCATTAGAAGCTTTACAGCAAAATATTGATGCTCGAACAGTTTTGTTAGCTACTACTGGGGTAACAGGGCGAGAGTTATTTGAACTAGGACATAAAGAGAATCAATTATATATGGTAGGTTCAATGGGGTGTATTAGTTCGCTTGGATTAGGATTAGCGTTAATGAAGCCGAATTTGAATGTCATTGCGATTG
This portion of the Solibacillus daqui genome encodes:
- the aepX gene encoding phosphoenolpyruvate mutase, with the translated sequence MKKTTKLKQMLHSNELGFLMEAHNGLSAKIVENTGFKGIWASGLSISAALGVRDNNEASWTQVLEVIEFMSDATNIPILLDGDTGYGNFNNMRRLVRKLEQRGIAGVCIEDKLFPKTNSFINGEAQPLADIDEFCGKIKAAKDAATDPDFIVVARVEAFIAGWGLEEAVKRAEAYRQAGADAILMHSKRADATEIKAFMEVWDNRHPVIIVPTKYYSTPTEQFSEWGVSTVIWANHNVRAAIKAMEQVTQKIFTDQSLINVEGNIASVSHIFELQGAEELKEAEKKYLPAYGQQISAVILAASQGEDFDTLTTQLPKTLLSVNNKSIFDSQVELFNEAGVKDIIAVRGFGKEHFKQSNITFIDNDCFNESKELYSLNLALNNVKDSMIVSYGDILFKPFILNELLTSESAITIIVDSDVDYTKTGYKDYILATEKYDRRKFNQKAFLKNMSNGINSENVDGEFIGLCKFTATGLTYLKNAIRILSEIKPLEEIRFSEVLTYLAKEHAVSIKYIRGSWIDVDNVIELQKAGEI
- the aepY gene encoding phosphonopyruvate decarboxylase translates to MLSMENFGDKLEQLGFNFYSGVPCSFLKPMINYSINKGQFVMAANEGDAVAIAAGATLGGAKSIFLCQNSGLTNAVSPLTSLNYTFEIPVLGFVSLRGEAGVADEPQHELMGTITDKLLTIMNVQNAILSTDETEALLQLEEANKIIENGQSFFFIVKKDTFSSVKLLQQEQGNGSKPNIKRSNRSCQSVKRIEALEALQQNIDARTVLLATTGVTGRELFELGHKENQLYMVGSMGCISSLGLGLALMKPNLNVIAIDGDGSLLMRMGSLATNAYYKPKNLYHLLLDNGLHESTGGQKTVSTNIDFLQIASGANYDVVEEINTLVDLEQSLTNWSTDSKLTFAYMKTEKGIKENLGRPTVTPKEVKESFMKFVEGYTN